A single region of the Nicotiana sylvestris chromosome 6, ASM39365v2, whole genome shotgun sequence genome encodes:
- the LOC138871474 gene encoding uncharacterized protein — translation MMRNSEFGSLVEHVSSLCDKHDIMIPKVDARYFLGKSKRRALDVTYSHYLHVDIFYAVIDLHFQELNRCFDAVSIDLLLGMDSLNPANSFGNFDKNMIMRLAEYYLNEFDSSKLRDLSCQLDSFIVYARSVDKRFFGMKRISDLAKVLVKSDLL, via the coding sequence ATGATGAGGAATAGTGAATTTGGATCTTTAGTGGAACATGTCTCTTCTTTATGTGATAAACATGATATAATGATTCCAAAGGTGGACGCTCGCTACTTTCTTGGTAAGTCAAAGCGTAGAGCTCTTGATGTTACATATTCTCATTATTTGCATGTTGACATTTTTTATGCTGTTATAGATTTACATTTTCAAGAGCTTAACCGTTGCTTTGATGCTGTGAGTATTGACTTACTCCTTGGTATGGATAGCTTAAATCCAGCTAATTCATTTGGTAATTTTGATAAGAACATGATAATGAGGTTGGCTGAATATTATCTGAATGAGTTTGATAGCAGCAAGCTTCGAGATCTCAGTTGTCAGCTCGATAGTTTTATAGTTTATGCCCGTAGTGTTGACAAGAGGTTCTTTGGCATGAAGAGAATTAGTGATCTTGCTAAAGTGTTGGTTAAATCCGATCTGCTTTAA
- the LOC104218611 gene encoding uncharacterized protein, which yields MSLECFNRCGKISFETRFPFPRHDESQSSTNRGIFLELLQWYVDIDRDIGSIILENAPRNKMMSSPSIQKDIVDACAKETITAIIEDLDEDFFGILVDESKDISHKEQMALVLRYVNKEGKVIERIVGIAHVSNTSTMLLKKAICSFLFDHSLSPTQIRGQGYDGASNMQGELNGVKTLILNESPLAYCINCFAHQLQLTLVDLSKKHSDADNFFV from the coding sequence ATGTCGCTTGAGTGCTTCAATCGATGTGGCAAGATTTCTTTTGAGACTAGGTTTCCATTTCCTAGGCATGATGAGAGTCAATCTTCTACAAATAGAGGTATCTTTCTTGAGCTTTTGCAATGGTATGTAGATATTGATCGGGATATTGGAAGCATTATATTAGAAAATGCTCCAAGAAATAAAATGATGAGTTCTCCAAGTATTCAAAAAGATATTGTTGATGCTTGTGCTAAGGAAACAATCACAGCTATCATTGAAGACTTGGATGAGGATTTTTTCGGGATACTAGTTGATGAATCAAAAGACATATCACACAAAGAGCAAATGGCACTTGTTTTGAGATATGTTAACAAAGAAGGCAAAGTCATAGAGAGAATTGTTGGTATTGCTCATGTTAGTAATACATCAACTATGTTATTGAAAAAGGCAATATGCTCTTTTCTCTTTGATCACTCATTAAGTCCAACGCAAATACGTGGGCAAGGTTATGATGGGGCTAGTAACATGCAGGGAGAGCTAAATGGTGTTAAGACTTTGATTTTAAATGAGTCTCCATTAGCATATTGCATTAACTGTTTTGCTCACCAATTGCAATTAACACTTGTGGATCTTTCAAAGAAGCATTCAGATGCAGATAACTTTTTTGTGTAG